AGTGAGAGCGGAACGCCCTCCTCGACTTTATGTTCGATCGCCTTGAGCGCGGGATCCATCGTGTGAGCTTCCTTAAAGTGGTGATTGACGGCGGGACCGTCTGCTTCGTACTCTACGGCGGCTCCCCCCGCAGGGCAACGACTTTTACGATCCCGTTGCGAAAAGGCCGGGTTGCGCGTTGTCGTCGCGCCCCAAGCGCGAGGCGATCTGCTCGAGTTCGCCGAGGCCGATGATGATACGGCGCGGTTTCGTGCCCTCGTGCGGTCCGACGACCTTAAAGTCCTCGAGTTGTTTCATGACGCGCACCGCCCGCGGATGCCCGATCGAAAAGTTTGCCTGTAAGGCGGCCGTCGAAGCAACGGTACTTTCGATGATAAATTTCGCCGCTTCGTAGCAGAGCGGATCGGTGTCCTTGCGCTTCTCGTCTTCGTCGGAGACCGGCGTGACCTCAACGTCGAGCAGATTCTCCGGTCGCGCCTGTTTCGCCCAAAAGTCGACGAGCCGGTTGACCTCGGTGCCGGTGATGAGCGCCCCTTGCGAGCGGACCGGTTTGGGCGCATCGATGGGTAAGTAGAGCATGTCGCCGCGGCCGAGCAGCCGTTCCGCCCCGGCCATATCGAGAATCGTGCGCGAGTCCACTTGCGAGCTGACCGCGAAGGCGATGCGCGACGGGATGTTCGCTTTGATGAGCCCGGTGATAACGTCGACCGAGGGGCGCTGCGTCGCAACGACGAGATGGATGCCGGTCGCACGCGCCAGTTGCGCGAGCCGCATGATCGTCGTTTCCACCTTCGCCGGCGCGACCAGCATCAAATCGGCGAGTTCGTCGATGATCACGACGACGAAGGGCAGCTTCTCGTCGGGATACTTGGCGTTATACTCTTCGATCTTCCGCACGCCCGCTTTCGCGAAGCGCTCGTAGCGCGTATCCATCTCTTTGGTCATCTCGAAGAGCGCGCCCGCGGCCATGCGCGCATCGGTGATCACGTCCTTGATCAAATGCGGAATGCCATTGTAAACGGTCAGTTCCACGCGTTTGGGATCGATCATCAACATCTGTACTTGATCCGGCGTGGCACTTACGAGCAGCGACGCGATGATCGTATTGAGACAGACCGATTTCCCCGACCCGGTCGCGCCCGCCACCAGAAGATGCGGCATCTTGCCGAGATCGCCGAAGACCGGCCGGCCGGTAATATCTTTCCCGAGCGCCATCCAGAGCGGCGGCACTTGACCGCGGTGCGGCAACGCTTCGAAAATCTCGCGAATCGCGACGATCGAAACCGTTTTGTTGGGAACCTCGATACCGACGGCCGACTTGCCGGGAATCGGGGCTTCGATCCGCACGCTCGTCGCCGCAAGCGCTAACGCGATATCGTCGGCGAGCGATGCGATGCGCGAGATTTTCACACCGCGGTCGGGTTTGAGCTCGTACCGGGTGATCGAGGGTCCGCGCTCGATGTGAACGACCTTGGCCGTGACGCCGAAGGACGCGAGCGTATCTTCTAAGACGTGCGAACGCGTCGAGTCGTCGGCAACCTGCGCCTGCGGCGGATCGAACATCGCCAAATCCGGCAGCGAATACACCCGATGCGCATCGGGCTGATGATACATCCCCGCCGCCTCATACCCACTGTCATCCTGAGCTTGTCGAAGGACGGGTCGAACGTCGTCCTCGACCACGACGGTCGGCGGGATCGGCGGCAAGAAGGGCTCGACGGGCACGATCGCCGTCGCCGAGTCATCGAAAAAGCTCGCCGCTTT
This Candidatus Baltobacteraceae bacterium DNA region includes the following protein-coding sequences:
- a CDS encoding DNA translocase FtsK, whose protein sequence is MARVRRKATARTRLNFEIAGIAAIGLAVLLGIALAVPPSRAGIIGSATAHVLHLLFGGAAPLFPVLVALFGGIIFLEINVPRLMATFGLAALGYFLVIDTAFGGRGGWVGRGIWFALRALVGVAGERIVLGLVAVLLTVWITNVSVKKMIGALVIGARGLRLPKLNVSLPPGHANLRDAFALPAETKTPKKAASFFDDSATAIVPVEPFLPPIPPTVVVEDDVRPVLRQAQDDSGYEAAGMYHQPDAHRVYSLPDLAMFDPPQAQVADDSTRSHVLEDTLASFGVTAKVVHIERGPSITRYELKPDRGVKISRIASLADDIALALAATSVRIEAPIPGKSAVGIEVPNKTVSIVAIREIFEALPHRGQVPPLWMALGKDITGRPVFGDLGKMPHLLVAGATGSGKSVCLNTIIASLLVSATPDQVQMLMIDPKRVELTVYNGIPHLIKDVITDARMAAGALFEMTKEMDTRYERFAKAGVRKIEEYNAKYPDEKLPFVVVIIDELADLMLVAPAKVETTIMRLAQLARATGIHLVVATQRPSVDVITGLIKANIPSRIAFAVSSQVDSRTILDMAGAERLLGRGDMLYLPIDAPKPVRSQGALITGTEVNRLVDFWAKQARPENLLDVEVTPVSDEDEKRKDTDPLCYEAAKFIIESTVASTAALQANFSIGHPRAVRVMKQLEDFKVVGPHEGTKPRRIIIGLGELEQIASRLGRDDNAQPGLFATGS